The Stomoxys calcitrans chromosome 3, idStoCalc2.1, whole genome shotgun sequence genome includes a region encoding these proteins:
- the LOC106086417 gene encoding lipase 3: MKSILVTTALVLLLAGCLVQAADRPISDCAKRIEHDGYPVEKHTVTTDDYYVLTMHRIPYSPRSPLNGKQKPVVFLMHGMLSSSVDWILMGPNKALGYLLADAGYDVWMGNARGNTYSKKHLFWPTFWQVFWNFSWHEIGITDVPNMIDYVLKKTGEKQLHYVGHSQGTTVYLVMMSELPSYNNKIKSAHLLGPAAYMGNMKSPLTRAFAPIMGQPNAIVELCGSTEFMPSNKFKQDLGIEMCQANSPYVEMCANEIFLIGGWDSEQLDRDLLEHIKATSPAGASINQNIHFCQEHNSKKFRKFDYSIIRNPWEYDGAMYPPDYKLSNAVAPVLLYYGLNDWMCDVSDVLQLRNELPNMKLDYPVPFPKWAHLDFIWGTEAKKYVYDKVMEQMKLYE, from the exons ATGAAAAGCATTTTAGTAACGACGGCATTGGTACTGCTATTGGCAGGATGTCTGGTTCAAGCAGCAGATAGGCCAATTTCGGATTGT GCCAAACGCATTGAACACGATGGTTATCCCGTGGAAAAACATACGGTCACCACCGATGATTACTATGTCCTGACCATGCATCGCATTCCCTACTCGCCCCGCTCACCCTTGAATGGCAAGCAAAAGCCTGTGGTCTTTCTAATGCACGGTATGCTCAGCTCTTCCGTTGATTGGATTTTAATGGGACCCAACAAAGCTTTGGGCTATCTGTTAGCCGATGCTGGCTATGATGTATGGATGGGCAATGCTCGCGGCAATACCTATTCAAAGAAACATTTGTTCTGGCCCACTTTCTGGCAAGTATTTTGGAATTTCAGTTGGCATGAAATTGGCATCACTGATGTGCCCAACATGATTGACTACGTCTTGAAGAAGACTGGCGAAAAGCAGTTGCATTATGTGGGCCACTCTCAAGGCACCACTGTCTACCTGGTGATGATGTCCGAACTACCCTCGTACAATAACAAAATCAAGTCGGCTCATCTCTTAGGTCCTGCTGCCTATATGGGCAACATGAAGAGCCCATTGACCCGAGCCTTTGCACCCATTATGGGCCAACCCAATGCCATAGTCGAGCTTTGTGGTTCTACGGAATTCATGCCCAGCAATAAATTCAAACAGGACTTGGGTATTGAGATGTGTCAGGCCAACTCCCCCTATGTGGAAATGTGTGCCAATGAGATTTTCCTCATTGGTGGTTGGGATTCGGAGCAATTGGACAGG GATTTACTGGAACACATTAAAGCCACTTCTCCTGCTGGTGCTTCAATCAATCAAAACATACACTTCTGTCAGGAACATAATTCCAAGAAATTCCGCAAATTCGATTATAGCATCATTCGTAATCCCTGGGAGTATGATGGCGCCATGTACCCACCAGACTATAAACTAAGCAATGCCGTAGCTCCTGTTCTCTTGTACTATGGCCTCAATGATTGGATGTGCGATGTGTCAGACGTACTTCAATTGCGTAATGAGTTGCCCAATATGAAATTGGATTATCCCGTGCCAttccccaaatgggcacatttgGACTTCATCTGGGGTACTGAGGCCAAAAAGTACGTCTACGATAAGGTCATGGAACAAATGAAATTGTATGAATAG